The Salifodinibacter halophilus sequence ACGAGGTAGTGAACCTTGTTGATCAGACCGCGAACCTGCGGGCTGTCCTTGAGTTCACGCACATCGTTGAGCTTGTTCAGGCCCAGCGCGCGCACCGACAGGCGGTGACGCGACTGGGTGCCACGCAGACCCTTGACCAGACGCACCTTGACGG is a genomic window containing:
- the rpmD gene encoding 50S ribosomal protein L30, translated to MRLVKGLRGTQSRHRLSVRALGLNKLNDVRELKDSPQVRGLINKVHYLVQVEE